The Drechmeria coniospora strain ARSEF 6962 chromosome 02, whole genome shotgun sequence genome has a segment encoding these proteins:
- a CDS encoding putative spliceosome-associated protein SAP-49 yields the protein MAQNRHWEQDKEATIYIGNIDERATTAVIYEMMLQMGPIHNIHMPRDRVTQNHQGFGFVEFRGPLDAEYAAQIMNGIKVFGKPLRVNKASADKQKGTDVGAELFIGNLDHAVDEKILYDTFSRFGPLLCLPKVARDDTGNSKGFGFVSFGDFDSSDAAVLNLHNQYILSKEVSVQYAFKKDGRGERHGDEAERQLAAQAKIRNIVPEAQPIPQVFLHQPSAAPPAGGPPAGTPAHAPPPSFDPSAVNGAMPPTGGPGTQPHIPPAHGMPAGFAPPHHGQPPYSSAPQFPPPMGLGSGPLPPAPTGLPARPPTNPVGFSNPAEYHPGAFRPPNGSPAQPGFPAPPPPGFSGPPPHGAAGGHAGMPPPGFQPPPAFQPPPGFQPPPGFQPPPGFPRR from the exons ATGGCGCAGAATAGGCATTG GGAGCAGGACAAGGAGGCGACCATCTACATCGGAAACATCGACGAGCgcgccacgacggccgtgaTATACGAAATGATGCTGCAGATGGGTCCCATTCACAACATCCACATGCCCCGCGACCGCGTAACGCAGAATCACCagggcttcggcttcgtcgagttCCGCGGTCCGCTGGATGCAGAGTACGCCGCCCAGATCATGAACGGCATCAAGGTCTTTGGAAAGCCCCTGCGTGTCAACAAGGCCAGTGCCGACAAGCAAAAGGgcaccgacgtcggcgccgagctcTTCATCGGCAACCTCGaccacgccgtcgacgagaagatTCTCTACGACACCTTCAGCCGCTTCGGACCCCTCCTCTGCCTCCCCAAGGTCGCGAGGGATGAcaccggcaacagcaaggGCTTCGGTTTCGTCAGCTTCGGCGACTTTGACAGCAGCGATGCCGCCGTTCTCAACCTGCACAACCAGTACATCCTGAGCAAGGAAGTATCTGTGCAGTACGCTTTCAAAAAggacgggcgaggcgagcgacaCGGTGACGAGGCGGAGCGGCAACTGGCAGCCCAAGCCAAGATTCGAAACATTGTTCCCGAGGCGCAGCCCATCCCGCAAGTTTTCCTCCATCAGCCCTCGGCAGCTCCGCCAGCTGGCGGCCCTCCCGCAGGCACCCCAGCCCACGCCCCTCCGCCCAGCTTCGATCCATCGGCGGTCAACGGGGCCATGCCTCCAACCGGTGGCCCGGGAACTCAACCCCATATTCCGCCGGCTCACGGCATGCCAGCTGGCTTTGCGCCGCCTCATCACGGACAGCCTCCCTACAGCAGCGCCCCTCAGTTCCCACCTCCCATGGGCCTTGGATCTGGTCCTCTCCCTCCCGCTCCCACGGGTTTGCCTGCCCGTCCTCCGACAAACCCCGTCGGGTTTTCCAATCCCGCCGAGTACCACCCCGGTGCCTTCCGGCCTCCCAACGGATCCCCAGCCCAACCCGGCTTCCccgctcctccgccgcctggTTTCTCTGGCCCGCCTCCTCatggcgctgctggcggccATGCCGGAATGCCACCTCCAGGTTTTCAGCCGCCTCCAGCCTTTCAACCGCCTCCTGGCTTTCAGCCGCCTCCTGGCTTTCAACCACCTCCTGGCTTTCCTCGTCGTTAa
- a CDS encoding 75k gamma secalin: MAYRGTGQASFPGQHEQQGMYAGYQQQPPPPQQQHVQPQGGPVRRPSQMMQPSPTQMMQPMSPLSPQNLYPSGARDEQLFASGLPVQRLPQGQYVQQHPNQPYQQLSPTQQHQPHQQHQQQMAARYGMRMNEFQIYDADTAAFAPLPQQQRQQQQQHQPQQQQQHHQQQQQQQTMQFPVGQQQHQMQQAHFHQQTSSNPFMAAGIMSQQQVQRQPSRPMIVPPQNLQQQHQQQQHQLAFGSPGPSPQMHHQSSPQPQPRRTPSLTPTLATKSTPTPRPRPSLSHPHQQPAPKQRQLSTPQAQFQSLQSPTLPQQQQHQQQQQQQQQQQQQQQPQRPPAPPQQPQPTRIPETQTQVPNPEPTEALAEQQQPLPVPTAEPVQELQFVNPLDILQAPPPPSLPPTLPLPPPLPLPVMGNGHGSMSLPPVPTPEQASQQVPGQEAPDATDVKPRLPMPTSARPSPLPPPSRTIPPPRKTDPRPEPTRIKSSPHSSVSNSPALSARSPSIAKKSPAIPSNPRPIDTGPIMVAIAEECLEKARRSVHDVAMSLHPETVDEYQKLIATSLSCLEATLQDSRLSPREEARLRLRYATTMQEETENLMEAEMALGKGITLCEKHRLIDLKYCMQYLMLKVLFHRNHKAALKAIDGNISDCEVFKHVQWYYAFRLLKATFYMEMGIASDASALENMRSLQNIANTRGDNALSLLSSVLEGLALLKTSKDGSMERIQSCIAQAAKFQFDPSVKIMQLDVLTLLLDFASSLHHQSPESTAQKLRLLQQRLDDCDDWNNVQAEFLVPIKKQPSNAKTVSADTASIVRPAEGDSSFDYLVMSFMTKIELRSLVFTFSGLANLHKPSSQGPRSTEFWREGLKMLDSWDSSTAGISYGPPVSLSAAVRQRAWRTEAQAYLNLLLGLMAASQCKWTTVKQILDRLDGLITSATQTTVRLLSTYLAGVYRQGTGDLQGALVVFLDGCFAVPQESASIRAGQQEIALLTGLNRLWIMQHPSCRNDQETQDLIEHLQPYCNGHWNIDLRTAWHNVVAALETEPPQQLNQQKQHIHTAMAGSKITNNILGAAVTLCIMRSRFFENVIGEQALKSARAASKQAQRSGNMLWQSVADGMLAHSYEVQGQRDESRQEWEKATREAKDAFVGGS; the protein is encoded by the exons atggccTATCGAGGTACGGGCCAGGCCTCGTTCCCGGGGCAGCATGAGCAGCAGGGAATGTACGCCGGCtatcagcagcagccgccgccgccgcagcagcagcatgtcCAGCCGCAGGGTGGCCCTgtgcggcggccgtcgcagATGATGCAGCCGTCACCGACGCAGATGATGCAGCCGATGTCACCGTTGTCGCCGCAAAACCTGTATCCCAGTGGTGCCAGGGACGAGCAGCTATTCGCCTCCGGGCTGCCGGTCCAGCGACTGCCGCAGGGACAGTACGTACAGCAGCACCCGAACCAGCCGTATCAGCAACTATCGCCAACCCAACAGCATCAGccgcaccagcagcaccagcagcagatGGCGGCACGGTACGGCATGAGAATGAACGAGTTTCAAATCTACGATGCCGATACCGCAGCTTTTGCACCCCTCCcacaacagcaacggcaacagcagcagcaacaccaaccgcaacagcagcagcagcaccaccaacaacagcagcagcaacaaacCATGCAATTTCCTGTCGGTCAGCAACAACACCAAATGCAGCAGGCGCACTTTCATCAGCAGACGTCATCGAATCCCTTCATGGCTGCCGGCATCATGTCACAGCAACAGGTCCAGCGCCAGCCATCGCGTCCCATGATCGTTCCCCCCCAAAatctgcagcagcagcaccagcagcagcagcaccagctgGCATTCGGGAGCCCCGGACCTTCCCCCCAAATGCACCACCAATCCTCACCTCAGCCTCAGCCTCGTCGTACCCCTTCTCTGACTCCTACCCTTGCCACAAAGTCTACGCCAACGCCTAGGCCTcgtccctccctctcccatCCGCACCAGCAGCCAGCTCCCAAGCAACGACAGCTGTCGACTCCTCAGGCCCAGTTCCAGTCCCTCCAGTCCCCGACCTTGccgcaacagcaacagcatcagcaacagcaacagcagcagcagcagcagcagcagcaacagcaaccaCAACGCCCACCGGCACCTCCGCAACAGCCGCAGCCGACCCGGATTCCCGAAACGCAGACGCAGGTGCCAAACCCCGAACCGAccgaggcgctcgccgagcagcagcagccactGCCGGTCCCTACAGCGGAGCCCGTGCAGGAGCTGCAGTTTGTGAACCCCCTCGACATTCTTCaagcaccgccgccgccgtcgctcccGCCCACGCTCCCCCTTCCGCCGCCCCTTCCGCTCCCCGTCATGGGCAACGGCCACGGCTCCATGTCActgccgccggtgccgacccCGGAGCAAGCCTCGCAGCAGGTCCCGGGACAGGAGGCACCCGACGCCACCGATGTCAAGCCCCGGCTTCCGATGCCAACCTCGGCCAGGCCGTCCCCCCTTCCTCCGCCTTCGAGGACCATTCCACCCCCCAGAAAGACCGATCCGAGGCCGGAGCCGACGCGGATAAAGTCCAGCCCGCATTCTTCCGTCTCCAACTCTCCCGCCCTGTCTGCGCGCTCGCCAAGTATCGCGAAAAAGTCTCCCGCCATCCCATCGAACCCACGACCGATCGACACCGGGCCCATCATGGTGGCCATCGCCGAGGAGTGTCTCGAAAAGGCCCGCCGCTCCGTCCATGACGTTGCCATGTCCCTCCATCCCGAGACGGTGGACGAGTATCAGAAGCTGATAGCGACGAGCTTGTCGTGTCTGGAGGCTACTCTGCAGGATAGCCGCCTGTCGCCGCGAGAGGAAGCTCGCCTGCGGTTGCGATATGCCACCACGATGCAGGAGGAGACGGAAAACCTGATggaggccgagatggcgcTGGGTAAAGGGATCACGCTCTGCGAAAAG CATCGCTTGATCGACTTGAAATACTGCATGCAGTACCTCATGCTCAAGGTCCTCTTCCACCGGAACCACAAAGCTGCCCTCAaagccatcgacggcaacATCTCCGACTGCGAAGT TTTCAAGCATGTCCAGTGGTACTATGCCTTCCGCTTGCTCAAGGCCACGTTCTACATGGAAATGGGCATCGCCTCCGACGCCAGCGCCCTCGAGAACATGCGATCTCTGCAGAACATCGCAAACACGAGGGGCGACAACGCACTCagcctcctctcctccgtcctcgagGGGCTAGCCCTTCTCAAGACCTCAAAGGATGGCAGTATGGAACGGATCCAATCGTGCATCGCCCAGGCTGCCAAGTTCCAGTTCGACCCCTCGGTCAAGATCATGCAGCTCGACGTCCTCACCCTCCTGCTCGACTTCGCCTCGAGCCTGCACCACCAGAGCCCGGAGAGCACGGCACAGAAGCTACGGCTGCTGCAGCAGAGGCTCGATGACTGCGACGACTGGAACAACGTGCAGGCCGAGTTTTTGGTGCCCATCAAGAAGCAACCGTCCAACGCGAAGACGGTGAGCGCGGATACGGCATCCATCGTGAGACCGGCCGAGGGAGACTCCAGCTTCGACTACCTAGTCATGTCCTTTATGACCAAGATTGAGCTCCGGTCCCTGGT ATTCACATTCAGCGGCCTCGCGAATCTGCACAAGCCATCATCGCAGGGTCCTCGGTCGACAGAGTTCTGGCGCGAGGGACTCAAGATGCTCGATAGCT GGGATTCTTCCACGGCGGGCATTTCGTACGGTCCACCCGTCTCGTTGTCTGCTGCTGTCCGGCAGAGAGCCTGGCGCACCGAGGCGCAGGCCTACCTCAaccttctcctcggcctcatGGCGGCAAGCCAGTGCAAATGGACCACGGTCAAGCAGATTCTGGACAGGCTGGATGGTCTCATCACGTCGGCAACGCAGACGACAGTCAGATTGCTCTCTACGTATCTAGCTGGAGTCTATCGCCAAGGCACCGGTGACCTCCAGGGCGCCCTtgtcgtcttcctcgacggctgtTTTGCCGTCCCCCAAGAATCCGCAAGCATCAGGGCAGGCCAGCAGGAGATTGCCTTGCTCACCGGCCTCAACCGACTGTGGATCATGCAGCACCCGTCCTGCCGCAACGACCAGGAGACGCAGGACCTCATCGAACACCTGCAGCCGTACTGCAATGGCCACTGGAACATTGACCTCCGGACCGCCTGGCACAATGTCGTGGCCGCGTTGGAAACGGAGCCGCCGCAACAGCTTAaccagcagaagcagcacATACAcaccgccatggccggctcCAAGATAACGAACAACATCCTCGGGGCGGCCGTGACCCTTTGCATAATGCGGAGTCGGTTCTTTGAAAACGTCATCGGCGAACAGGCGCTCAAGAGCGCGCGCGCTGCGTCGAAGCAGGCGCAACGAAGCGGCAACATGCTCTGGCAGAGCGTTGCCGACGGCATGCTCGCCCACTCGTACGAGGTACAGGGCCAGCGGGACGAGTCGCGACAGGAGTGGGAAAAGGCAACGAGGGAAGCGAAGGATGCATTTGTTGGGGGTAGTTGA
- a CDS encoding Src -like protein: protein MVPPPPPPLPTRFPCWCRAVYSWGGEVTNAPWPSLSAVVDGRLTASFQSKRDLGFIEGDLIECLNAGDGSWWVGRLYRDRRTVGSFPSNFVELLPDDFRPTTRSVSPLPGTDTPSPKNVPVKSKTFRRPFEAYAKAPHYTSAKQPETFRDPPAQAARSREPSANPPSPSKGGQEEAQHVPSPSPRHGYGSREASPASPMSRAPSRGPPPRGHSPPPPPPPPHRHLARAPSQDMDASSHDLGRHNSTASYIPYRPGSELSFHDAHDPSPRRASTDRRMTPSPLREAMDGVMEQLGQLDGIGGPYDARPPSPPLNPWAPESFGMESPVSPRSRRRGPDRARPLTAMGVAQHDEGYETWSGGSSHGASYQHGQRGQHDGGRETPQLSTYVERMEKQFRKMHQHSVSMPAGDLDDMPPPPPPPKESPYGRPKTSSGESDHRLRSHKSAFEIGHGVSRTYTTKTTATNSSSGNQSHVSSSTQSSGRTLWSGQSAGGFSSTSAGSLARTHHRAQSALGLREADRDRPETPFTGVTYHSSHASNASAARPASQAGFPEDLNVGLGGLVQPKAPKRNIFKKIFESAKTGVASSRNSIAAGSGSGAGSGISSPRSSPFNRSAAQSTTMLAGVAGVGSPSTATRDSMREMGLAGGVDWVQVRRDVNRSNSLSKIERGERRDRCQMMDHPALNPVDDLYEGVEGDEGADGMPVADPLDYHAINLSQVDKNSRFVSEPPPMTTAITLATSYLCRPYRSDVQRLRAIFTWVAEKICWEEDFEGEIDTRRVIQTKRGCAEEYAVLVMELCAAAGLQCEVVRGYLKTPGDVADLNMVPRSNHWWNAVVVDDEWRIMDCCLASPSNPKRDRYSTASGTTADPWWFLARPTEACWTHVPEHHDQQHIVPPVAHEVLLNLPCTCPSFFRNEIDMVDYNTSATRIEDLEMVHVKFNVPADVEVAAVVEARAYARDADGDVFENGDVVRKRALAQAEWFNGLKRYTVKALLPGDEGQGTLKVYAGKRGLMHSIKDIPHPLAFSLPIVHTGENPEYEFVTRHPTPHAQRHDIYVVQPQCQRLALNNTFVFAIRQHPSSLVSGPHSALTPASNPGATSPSPYGRPSSAMSVTASSVNGGAPSSASGTVSGKKPAKLAIQTPGGKILRLMRKEERRGFGAGSRALMVDEEPSDGGTWETIIKCSERGLWRGLVLADRTARWCVFAEWWECPVPVLNAPKNTVLLVPTQYCKYSVQRRRCLGTGALTQKYYSGALPSILYTPYSVGTNELVQLWDGLTTSSCPLTTSNVKSFFPPLCDRATTQRRKAAEVTSDRSRRWKRTESVAPRSLCAFIGAVLFDVDGHPPRNLPEAFDNLLDTSLDTISDTSLDTIPDTSLDTIPDTSLDTIPDTSLDTIPETSLDISLYAFSDGARAMEA, encoded by the exons atggtgccgccgccgccgccgccgctccccACGCGCTTCCCGTGCTGGTGCAGAGCCGTCTATTCCTGGGGAGGAGAGGTAACCAACGCACCCTGGCCGTCCTTGTCcgcggtcgtcgacggcaggctGACCGCATCTTTCCAGTCCAAACGCGATCTCGGCTTCATCGAGGGCGACCTCATCGAGTGCCTCAACGCCGGTGACGGCTCGTGGTGGGTTGGCCGCCTATATCGAGACCGCAGAACCGTCGGCTCCTTTCCCTCCAACTTTGTCGAGCTCCTCCCCGACGATTTTCGTCCGACGACGCGCTCGGTGAGCCCCTTGCCCGGCACCGACACGCCGAGCCCCAAGAATGTGCCGGTAAAGTCAAAGACGTTTCGCAGGCCCTTCGAGGCATACGCAAAGGCCCCTCACTACACGAGCGCGAAGCAGCCGGAGACGTTTCGGGACCCGCCAGCCCAGGCGGCGCGATCCAGAGAGCCTTCGGCCaaccctccctctccctccaaAGGTGGCCAGGAGGAGGCGCAGCATGttccgtcgccctcgccgcggcaTGGCTACGGCTCGAGAGAAGCATCGCCAGCGTCACCGATGAGTCGCGCGCCGAGTCGCGGGCCCCCCCCTAGAGGGCACTcacctccgccgccgccgccgccgccgcatcggcACCTCGCCCGAGCTCCCTCGCAGGACATGGACGCAAGCTCGCACGATCTGGGGCGCCACAACTCTACCGCATCGTACATCCCGTACCGTCCGGGATCGGAGCTGTCCTTTCACGACGCGCACGACCCGTCACCGCGGCGGGCGTCGACCGACCGTCGCATGACGCCTTCGCCGCTACGCGAAGCCATGGATGGCGTCATGGAGCAGCTCGGCCAGCTGGATGGCATCGGAGGACCCTACGAcgcccgcccgccctcgccgccgctcaaCCCCTGGGCGCCCGAGTCGTTCGGCATGGAGTCGCCCGTGTCGCCGCGGTCGAGGCGCAGGGGACCCGATCGCGCGAGACCGCTGACGGCCATGGGTGTCGCGCAGCACGACGAGGGGTACGAGACCTGGAGCGGCGGCTCGTCCCATGGCGCCTCCTACCAGCATGGCCAGCGCGgccagcacgacggcggcagggaaACCCCTCAGCTCAGCACCTACGTGGAGCGGATGGAGAAGCAGTTTCGCAAGATGCACCAGCACAGCGTGAGCATGCCCGCCGGCGACTTGGACgacatgccgccgccgccgccgccgcccaaggaGTCGCCGTACGGTCGGCCGaagacgtcgtcgggcgAGTCGGATCACAGGCTGAGGAGCCACAAGTCGGCCTTTGAGATCGGCCACGGCGTCAGCAGAACCTACACGaccaagacgacggcgacgaactCGTCGTCCGGGAACCAGAGCCACgtgagctcctcgacgcagAGCAGCGGCAGGACGCTCTGGAGCGGCCAATCCGCAGGCGGCTtcagctcgacgagcgccgGCAGCTTGGCCCGCACCCATCACCGGGCGCAGAgcgccctcggcctgcgcGAGGCCGATCGCGACCGACCGGAGACGCCCTTCACCGGCGTCACCTACCACAGCAGCCACGCGAGCAATGCGAGCGCCGCCCGGCCCGCGTCCCAAGCAGGCTTCCCCGAGGACCTAAACGTggggctcggcggcctcgtgcAGCCCAAGGCGCCGAAGCGAAACATTTTCAAAAAGATATTCGAGTCGGCCAAGACGGGCGTCGCGAGCAGCCGCAacagcatcgccgccggctccggctccggcgccggctccggcATCTCGTCTCCGAGGTCCTCGCCCTTCAACCGATCGGCCGCGCAGAGCACGACGATGCTGGCCggcgtggccggcgtcggcagcccttcgacggcgacgcgagATTCGATGCGAGAGATGggccttgccggcggcgtcgactgGGTGCAGGTTCGACGGGACGTCAACCGGTCCAACTCGCTCAGCAAGATCGAgcgcggcgagcgacgggaCCGCTGCCAGATGATGGACCACCCGGCGCTCAaccccgtcgacgacctctACGAAGGCGTCGAAGGGGAcgaaggcgccgacggcatgcccGTCGCGGACCCGCTCGACTACCACGCCATCAACCTGAGCCAGGTCGACAAGAACTCGCGCTTCGTCAGCGAGCCtccgccgatgacgacggccatcacGCTGGCCACGTCGTACCTCTGCCGACCCTACCGCAGCGACGTCCAGCGGCTCCGGGCCATCTTCACCTGGGTCGCCGAGAAGATTTGCTGGGAGGAGGATTTCGAGGGGGAGATTGACACCCGTCGCGTCATCCAGACGAAGCGCGGCTGCGCCGAAGAgtacgccgtcctcgtcatggagctgtgcgccgccgccggcctccaGTGCGAGGTCGTGCGCGGCTATCTCAAGACGCCCGGGGACGTGGCCGACCTCAACATGGTGCCCCGGTCGAACCATTGGTGGAAcgcggtcgtcgtcgacgacgaatgGCGCATCATGGACTGCTGCCTCGCGAGCCCGTCGAACCCGAAGCGCGACCGCtactcgacggcgagcggcacCACCGCCGACCCTTGGTGGTTCCTCGCCCGCCCGACCGAGGCCTGCTGGACGCACGTGCCGGAGCATCACGACCAGCAGCACATTGTGCCGCCGGTGGCGCACGAGGTCCTGCTCAACCTGCCGTGCACCTGCCCGTCCTTTTTCCGCAACGAGATCGACATGGTCGACTACAACACGTCGGCGACTCGgatcgaggacctcgagaTGGTTCACGTCAAGTTCaacgtgccggccgacgtcgaggtggcggccgtcgtcgaggcgcggGCCTACGCGcgggacgccgacggcgacgtgtTCGAGAACGGCGACGTCGTGAGGAAGAGGGCGCTGGCGCAGGCCGAGTGGTTCAACGGCCTGAAGCGCTACACCGTCAAGGCGCTGCTGCCGGGGGACGAGGGCCAGGGCACGCTCAAGGTGTACGCCGGCAAGAGGGGCCTCATGCACAGCATCAAGGACATCCCGCACCCGCTCGCCTTCTCGCTGCCCATCGTCCACACGGGCGAGAACCCCGAGTACGAGTTCGTGACGAGGCACCCGACGCCGCACGCCCAGCGGCACGACATTTACGTCGTCCAGCCGCAGTGCCAGCGTCTCGCCCTCAACAACACCTTCGTCTTCGCCATCCGGCAGCATCCGAGCTCGCTCGTGAGCGGCCCCCACTCGGCCctgacgccggcgtcgaacCCGGGCGcgacgagcccgagcccgtaCGGGCGaccgagctcggccatgagcgtgacggcctcgagcgtcaacggcggcgcgccgagctcggccagcGGGACCGTGTCGGGGAAGAAGCCGGCGAAGCTGGCCATCCAGACGCCCGGCGGCAAGATCCTCCGCCTCATGAGGAAGGAGGAGCGCCgaggcttcggcgccggGAGCCGAGCGCTCATGGTGGACGAGGAgccgagcgacggcggcacgtGGGAGACCATCATCAAGTGCTCCGAGAGGGGCCTGTGGAGAGGCCTGGTTCTCGCCGACCGCACGGCGCGGTGGTGCGTCTTTGCCGAATGG tgggAGTGccctgtaccggtactcaATGCACCCAAGAATACAGTTCTGCTG gtacctacgcagtattgcaagtactccgtacagagaCGCCGTTGCCTTGGTACTGGTGCTCTTACGCAAAAGTACTACAGTGGTGCACTACCATCGATTCTgtacactccgtactccgtaggtaccaACGAGCTTGTCCAGCTGTGGGATGGATTGACCACGAGTTCGTGCCCACTGACCACCAGCAACGTCAAGTCCTTCTTCCCACCACTTTGTGACAGGGCCACGACACAACGCAgaaaggcggccgaggtgacgagCGACCGCAGCCGACGCTGGAAGAGAACAGAGTCCGTCGCGCCGCGTAGCCTTTGTGCCTTT ATCGGTGCCGTCctcttcgacgtcgacggccatcctCCGCGAAACCTCCCCGAAGCCTTCGACAACCTCCTCGACACCTCCCTCGACACCATCTCCGACACCTCTCTCGACACCATCCCCGACACCTCTCTCGACACCATCCCCGACACTTCTCTCGACACCATCCCCGACACCTCTCTTGACACCATCCCCGAAACCTCTCTCGACATCTCTCTCTACGCTTTCTCGGACGGCGCGCGGGCCATGGAAGCATGA